From Bacillota bacterium, one genomic window encodes:
- a CDS encoding acetaldehyde dehydrogenase (acetylating), with the protein MALDADLESIQEARDAVRRATEARARLASFSQEQVDRIVAKMAEAGRANARALAKAAVEETGFGVYEDKVTKNLFASERVYEAIRGLRTVGVIRCDRSRRVAEIAEPVGVIVALVPSTNPTSTVIYKSLISLKARNPVVFSPHPSACRCSCQAAQVMADAAAAAGAPRGAIQCLVHPTKQATDELMRHPDTALILATGGSAMVKAAYSAGKPAYGVGPGNVPAFIERTADIKRAVQDILSSKTFDNGTICASEQAIVTESVIEDKVVGEVKAQGGYFLNDAEVVAISKTVVTSGGNINPSIVGRSAETIAKMAGISVPAGTRVLVARLSGVGPQYPLSKEKLSPVLAFYVEPDWQAACERCIQILEFGGIGHTLVIHSRNPVVIREFAMKKPVFRILVNTPSSQGAIGATTGLDPALTLGCGTWGGSITADNVGPLHLVNVKRVAYGLDFDGAEQLYEGMLEGAAGADVTCTLPGMIARPGNTSRRASVEELGSDAPDTRPGSSRRGLVPAIVGPAAAADKPVTGLFPIIARGGSGKESASVGQPHQTRLVTDEDIRAVVDKFLSEMGRGRGG; encoded by the coding sequence ATGGCGCTTGACGCAGACCTTGAGTCGATTCAAGAGGCGCGGGATGCGGTGCGTCGTGCCACCGAGGCCCGAGCGAGGCTGGCGTCGTTCTCACAGGAACAGGTCGACCGGATCGTGGCAAAGATGGCGGAGGCCGGGCGGGCGAACGCGCGCGCCCTCGCGAAGGCGGCGGTCGAAGAGACGGGTTTCGGGGTGTATGAAGACAAGGTCACGAAGAACCTCTTCGCGAGCGAACGCGTTTATGAGGCCATCCGAGGTCTGAGGACCGTCGGCGTCATCCGGTGCGACCGGTCGCGCAGGGTTGCCGAGATAGCCGAGCCGGTGGGCGTGATAGTGGCCCTCGTGCCGTCCACCAATCCCACGTCCACGGTAATATACAAGAGCCTGATAAGTCTCAAGGCCCGAAACCCCGTCGTCTTCAGCCCACATCCTTCTGCGTGCAGGTGCAGTTGCCAGGCGGCGCAGGTGATGGCTGACGCGGCGGCCGCCGCTGGAGCGCCGAGGGGGGCGATCCAGTGCCTGGTTCATCCGACCAAACAAGCCACGGATGAACTCATGCGCCATCCTGACACAGCCCTCATACTCGCTACCGGCGGATCGGCCATGGTGAAGGCGGCGTACAGCGCGGGCAAGCCCGCGTACGGCGTGGGACCAGGCAACGTGCCGGCGTTCATCGAGCGCACGGCCGACATCAAGAGGGCCGTGCAGGATATCCTCTCGAGCAAGACGTTTGACAACGGCACGATCTGCGCGTCCGAGCAAGCGATAGTGACTGAGTCGGTCATCGAGGACAAGGTCGTGGGGGAGGTCAAAGCTCAAGGAGGGTACTTCCTGAACGACGCGGAGGTCGTGGCGATCTCGAAGACCGTGGTGACGTCTGGGGGCAACATCAACCCGTCCATCGTGGGAAGGAGCGCTGAAACCATCGCCAAAATGGCCGGCATCTCCGTGCCGGCCGGAACTCGCGTGCTCGTTGCGCGTCTTTCGGGAGTCGGTCCACAGTATCCGCTCTCGAAGGAGAAGCTCAGTCCCGTGCTTGCCTTCTACGTGGAGCCTGACTGGCAGGCGGCCTGCGAACGATGCATCCAGATTCTGGAGTTCGGAGGCATCGGCCACACACTGGTCATTCACTCGCGAAATCCCGTCGTCATCAGGGAGTTCGCCATGAAGAAGCCCGTTTTCAGGATCCTGGTCAATACCCCTTCATCGCAGGGAGCCATCGGAGCTACAACGGGCCTGGACCCCGCGCTGACCCTCGGTTGTGGAACGTGGGGAGGCAGCATAACCGCGGACAATGTCGGACCTTTGCACCTGGTCAACGTGAAACGCGTGGCGTACGGTCTCGACTTCGACGGTGCCGAACAGCTGTACGAGGGGATGCTGGAAGGGGCCGCGGGGGCGGACGTCACCTGCACGCTTCCCGGCATGATCGCTCGCCCGGGGAACACATCGCGTCGGGCGAGTGTGGAAGAGCTCGGGTCGGATGCGCCTGATACGCGGCCAGGATCCAGCCGGCGCGGCCTCGTTCCCGCCATCGTCGGCCCGGCGGCCGCGGCCGACAAACCGGTGACGGGTCTCTTCCCGATCATCGCGAGAGGAGGGTCGGGCAAGGAATCGGCTTCCGTCGGGCAACCTCATCAGACCAGGCTAGTCACGGATGAGGATATCCGGGCGGTTGTCGACAAGTTCTTGTCCGAGATGGGTCGTGGGAGGGGCGGCTGA
- a CDS encoding BMC domain-containing protein, producing MVQDALGMVETKGLVGAIEAADAMVKAANVVLIGKEYIGGGYVTVMVRGDVGAVKAATDAGAAAAARVGELVSVHVIPRPHADVDGILPRA from the coding sequence GTGGTTCAAGACGCACTGGGGATGGTTGAGACTAAAGGACTAGTGGGGGCCATAGAGGCTGCCGATGCCATGGTGAAGGCGGCGAACGTAGTGCTCATCGGCAAGGAATATATCGGCGGCGGGTACGTGACGGTCATGGTCCGCGGGGATGTGGGGGCAGTCAAGGCGGCGACAGACGCTGGAGCGGCCGCTGCCGCGAGGGTCGGGGAGCTAGTAAGCGTGCACGTCATCCCGAGGCCCCATGCGGATGTGGATGGAATCCTGCCGAGAGCGTGA
- a CDS encoding phosphate propanoyltransferase, with the protein MDHSSIEDLVAKCVRELEARGLVVPGVLGVPGVPGASGVPGVTGAFPAPPHDRPAGGAGGWAVPVGVSSRHVHLCARDFEALFGVESAKRGLEKLRDLSQPGQFAAKEMVALVGPKGSIHGVRVLGPLRSRTQIEISRTDGFALGVSPPVRDSGDVDGSVAMTLVGPAGAVNLKEGVIIATRHIHMSPRDASSWGLRDGDRVDVEVEGVRSLVFRGVLVRVREDFQLEMHVDTDEANAALLRTGDVVKVIGRSSGGNG; encoded by the coding sequence ATGGACCACAGCTCTATTGAGGATCTCGTGGCAAAGTGCGTGAGAGAGCTCGAGGCGAGGGGTCTTGTCGTCCCCGGGGTCCTCGGGGTTCCTGGAGTCCCCGGAGCTTCCGGAGTCCCCGGAGTCACTGGCGCTTTTCCCGCCCCGCCTCATGATCGGCCCGCTGGCGGCGCTGGCGGATGGGCGGTTCCGGTGGGCGTGTCCAGTCGCCACGTTCACCTGTGTGCCCGGGACTTCGAGGCGCTCTTCGGAGTGGAGAGCGCGAAAAGGGGTCTTGAGAAGCTGCGAGACCTGTCGCAGCCCGGGCAGTTCGCGGCGAAAGAGATGGTCGCGCTCGTCGGCCCCAAAGGGAGCATACACGGCGTGAGAGTGCTGGGACCTCTGAGATCGAGAACCCAGATTGAGATAAGCCGCACGGACGGGTTCGCATTGGGGGTCTCTCCGCCGGTTCGCGACTCGGGCGACGTCGACGGGTCCGTCGCCATGACCCTGGTCGGCCCTGCTGGCGCCGTGAACCTGAAAGAGGGCGTCATAATAGCGACCCGCCACATCCACATGAGCCCGCGGGATGCGTCTTCATGGGGCCTCCGCGACGGCGACCGCGTGGACGTGGAGGTTGAAGGGGTGCGGAGCCTGGTGTTTCGTGGCGTGCTCGTGAGGGTGAGGGAGGACTTCCAACTCGAGATGCACGTCGACACCGACGAAGCCAACGCGGCGCTCTTGCGCACCGGAGACGTGGTCAAGGTAATCGGCAGGAGTTCGGGCGGAAACGGTTAG
- a CDS encoding BMC domain-containing protein: MGLAIGLVEFANVTKGIEGTDAMVKAADVELLLARPTCPGKFTTMVSGDVGAVKSSIAAGTAAGAEAVVDEFVLPNVHPGVFPAITATSDVREVKALGVIETFTVASAIVAADAALKAAAVDAIELRLAIGLGGKCFVTLTGDVGAVQAAVSAGSADASARGLLVSQVVIPSPAKELVAALL; encoded by the coding sequence GTGGGTCTGGCGATAGGTCTCGTGGAGTTTGCCAACGTGACCAAGGGCATAGAAGGAACCGACGCGATGGTCAAAGCCGCCGACGTCGAGCTCCTGTTGGCGCGGCCCACCTGCCCGGGCAAGTTCACGACCATGGTGTCCGGCGACGTGGGCGCGGTGAAGAGCTCGATCGCGGCAGGGACAGCCGCGGGCGCTGAAGCCGTGGTGGACGAGTTCGTCCTGCCGAACGTGCATCCGGGGGTGTTTCCTGCGATCACCGCGACATCCGATGTGCGGGAGGTGAAGGCGCTCGGCGTGATCGAGACCTTCACGGTCGCGTCCGCCATAGTCGCGGCTGACGCCGCTCTCAAGGCCGCGGCGGTCGACGCCATTGAGTTAAGGCTCGCCATCGGGCTCGGCGGAAAGTGCTTCGTTACCCTCACCGGAGACGTGGGCGCGGTTCAGGCTGCCGTGAGCGCGGGCAGCGCCGACGCGAGCGCGAGAGGGCTCCTCGTCTCGCAGGTGGTAATCCCTTCGCCTGCGAAAGAGCTTGTTGCGGCCCTCCTGTGA
- the eutM gene encoding ethanolamine utilization microcompartment protein EutM, which translates to MEALGMIETRGLVAMIEAADAMVKAANVRLVGWEKIGGGYVTVLVRGEVAACKSACEAGAAAAAKIGEVVSVHVIPRPHFDLEGKLPISLPETKKEKGQ; encoded by the coding sequence ATGGAAGCGCTGGGAATGATTGAGACCAGAGGGCTCGTCGCGATGATCGAGGCCGCAGACGCTATGGTCAAGGCGGCCAACGTAAGGCTCGTGGGCTGGGAGAAGATCGGCGGCGGGTACGTGACAGTCCTGGTGAGAGGGGAAGTGGCGGCATGCAAGTCGGCCTGCGAGGCCGGTGCGGCAGCGGCAGCGAAGATCGGCGAGGTCGTGTCGGTGCATGTCATTCCGAGACCGCACTTCGACCTTGAGGGAAAGCTGCCCATTTCCCTGCCCGAGACAAAGAAGGAGAAGGGCCAATAG
- a CDS encoding EutN/CcmL family microcompartment protein: MIACRVVGTVVCTRKDEKLVGSKLQIVEPVSLADQSPDGKPLVAIDTVGAGEGEIVLVVSGSSARQTSRTQNTPVDAVIMAIVDSIEMGGKLVYQKG; this comes from the coding sequence TTGATCGCGTGCAGAGTGGTGGGCACGGTGGTATGCACGAGGAAGGACGAGAAACTGGTGGGATCGAAGCTCCAAATCGTGGAGCCCGTATCCCTGGCTGACCAGTCTCCCGATGGCAAGCCCTTGGTGGCGATTGATACGGTCGGAGCGGGCGAGGGCGAGATCGTCCTCGTCGTGAGCGGAAGCTCGGCCCGACAGACGTCGAGGACTCAGAATACGCCAGTGGACGCTGTCATCATGGCTATCGTGGACTCCATCGAGATGGGCGGCAAACTGGTGTACCAAAAGGGCTGA
- a CDS encoding SLBB domain-containing protein yields the protein MAAASVTDIVNAIEAAGVVGAGGAGFPTHVKLSTAVGTVIANGAECEPLLEADYAVMALEPARVLAGLEIAMAVTGATRGYVAVKEKRGAVLRVMDDLVKREKGISVCALDDVYPIGDEHVLVNEVTGRHVPEGGLPLEAGVVVNNVATLAAVADAVDGRPVTSRYVTVAGAVARPVTARFPIGTSVADAIAFAGGPLTERYRVILGGPIMGKLAPDTAAVVTKVTGGIIVLPVDHPLVRTREADIGVIIRQARAACCQCMSCTETCPRHLLGHRIAPHLIMRAVTMWSASGPPPDTIASAWLCSECAVCATVGCPSGLSPVRVNQALKQSMARKGMKNPYHEKDISSHPLRTARRVPSSRMVTRSGIASYVTGQGRGLAEAAAEADGKAGARAGVRAGAGDGTGARDRAGGTGGHSSHTECVSQVFQPNRVDIPLLQHAGAPAVPCVRIGDEVREGQPIAEIPPGKLGARIHASISGRVTGIGDAITIEAGRRGR from the coding sequence ATGGCAGCCGCGTCGGTCACGGACATCGTAAACGCCATAGAGGCCGCAGGCGTTGTGGGAGCAGGCGGGGCGGGGTTCCCGACGCACGTCAAGTTGTCCACTGCCGTAGGCACGGTGATAGCGAACGGTGCCGAGTGTGAGCCGTTGCTTGAGGCCGACTACGCGGTGATGGCGCTCGAACCTGCGAGAGTGCTAGCGGGTCTTGAGATCGCCATGGCCGTCACCGGCGCTACGCGGGGTTATGTGGCTGTCAAGGAGAAGCGAGGAGCCGTGCTACGCGTGATGGACGATCTGGTCAAGCGCGAAAAGGGAATCAGCGTGTGCGCGCTGGACGACGTATACCCCATCGGCGATGAGCACGTGCTCGTCAATGAAGTGACTGGCCGGCACGTTCCCGAAGGCGGCTTGCCTCTGGAAGCAGGTGTCGTAGTGAACAACGTGGCTACCCTAGCCGCCGTGGCGGACGCGGTTGACGGCCGCCCGGTGACCTCGCGTTACGTGACAGTTGCCGGGGCGGTTGCGCGGCCTGTGACCGCGAGGTTCCCGATAGGAACCTCGGTGGCCGATGCCATCGCTTTCGCGGGCGGACCGCTCACCGAAAGGTACAGGGTCATTCTGGGTGGGCCGATCATGGGCAAGCTGGCGCCTGACACGGCCGCCGTGGTGACGAAGGTGACAGGGGGCATCATCGTGCTTCCTGTGGACCATCCGCTGGTGAGGACGCGAGAGGCGGACATCGGCGTCATCATCAGGCAGGCGAGGGCGGCGTGCTGCCAGTGCATGAGCTGCACCGAGACGTGCCCGAGACATCTCTTGGGGCATAGGATAGCTCCTCATCTGATCATGCGCGCCGTGACCATGTGGTCGGCGTCAGGGCCGCCTCCAGACACGATAGCGAGCGCTTGGCTGTGCTCCGAGTGCGCCGTGTGCGCCACCGTGGGCTGCCCATCGGGTCTTTCGCCGGTAAGGGTGAACCAAGCCCTCAAACAATCAATGGCCAGGAAAGGCATGAAGAATCCGTACCACGAGAAGGACATCTCTTCACACCCGCTGCGAACTGCCAGGAGAGTTCCTTCTTCTCGCATGGTGACGAGGTCAGGGATAGCTTCTTACGTGACTGGCCAGGGACGCGGCCTTGCCGAGGCCGCCGCCGAAGCTGATGGCAAGGCCGGTGCCCGAGCTGGTGTCAGAGCCGGAGCCGGAGATGGCACCGGAGCCCGTGACAGAGCAGGTGGGACCGGAGGCCACAGCTCTCATACGGAGTGCGTGTCCCAGGTTTTCCAACCGAACAGGGTAGACATCCCGCTCCTTCAGCACGCAGGAGCTCCCGCTGTGCCGTGCGTGAGGATCGGGGATGAGGTGCGGGAGGGACAACCAATCGCCGAGATCCCTCCGGGGAAACTGGGGGCGAGGATCCATGCGAGCATTTCTGGGCGTGTCACGGGTATCGGCGATGCCATAACGATCGAGGCCGGGAGGCGCGGTAGATGA
- the rpiB gene encoding ribose 5-phosphate isomerase B produces the protein MRIVIGSDHGGFDLKEDIKAYLAELGHECVDYGTHGKEPVDYPDFAFLVAEAVARGLFERGIIVDSAGVGSAMAANKVPGVRCAPCQDIYTARNSREHNDANVLALGDRVIGKGVAREIVKVWLSTEFAGGRHLRRVDKIMEIERRFLSRGD, from the coding sequence ATGAGGATAGTGATAGGCAGCGACCACGGAGGTTTCGATTTGAAGGAGGATATCAAGGCCTACCTGGCAGAGCTTGGCCACGAGTGCGTCGATTACGGCACTCACGGCAAGGAGCCTGTGGACTACCCCGACTTCGCCTTTCTAGTGGCCGAAGCGGTGGCAAGGGGGCTTTTCGAACGAGGCATAATCGTTGACAGCGCCGGCGTCGGTTCGGCAATGGCGGCGAACAAGGTGCCGGGCGTGAGGTGCGCGCCTTGCCAGGACATATACACGGCAAGGAACAGCCGTGAGCACAACGACGCCAACGTCCTAGCCTTGGGCGACAGGGTCATAGGCAAGGGCGTGGCGAGGGAGATAGTCAAGGTTTGGCTCTCCACGGAATTCGCGGGAGGAAGGCATCTGCGCCGCGTGGACAAGATCATGGAGATCGAGCGGAGATTCCTTTCGAGAGGCGACTGA
- a CDS encoding EutN/CcmL family microcompartment protein has protein sequence MFIARVVGKVVATRKDEKLEGVKLLIIEPLKRDGTPCGKPVVAVDSVGAGAGEIVQAVKGREASLPLPKAGAPVDVAIVGIVDRVFPDDGRR, from the coding sequence CTGTTCATAGCGAGAGTTGTCGGAAAGGTTGTCGCTACTCGTAAGGATGAGAAACTGGAAGGCGTGAAACTGCTCATCATCGAGCCGCTGAAGCGAGACGGCACCCCTTGCGGCAAGCCAGTCGTGGCCGTGGACAGCGTGGGTGCCGGCGCGGGCGAGATAGTGCAGGCGGTGAAGGGGAGAGAAGCGTCGCTTCCTCTTCCAAAGGCAGGCGCTCCGGTCGATGTGGCGATCGTGGGGATAGTGGACCGTGTGTTCCCGGACGACGGACGACGGTGA
- a CDS encoding EutN/CcmL family microcompartment protein: MVIGRVVGSVVATQKNESFVGSKMLLVQPLDLDGNDYGQEILAIDTQDAGPGDIVLVVSEGNSSRQAIGKTDAPVDSVIIGVVDTVRISRRFEGR; this comes from the coding sequence GTGGTAATCGGCAGGGTAGTCGGGTCGGTGGTCGCGACCCAGAAGAACGAGAGTTTTGTCGGATCCAAGATGCTCCTCGTGCAGCCCTTGGATCTCGACGGGAACGATTACGGCCAGGAGATCCTGGCCATCGACACGCAGGACGCGGGGCCCGGCGACATAGTCCTGGTCGTGAGCGAAGGCAATTCCTCGCGACAGGCCATTGGAAAGACCGATGCTCCGGTGGACTCTGTCATCATCGGGGTGGTTGACACCGTTCGCATATCTCGCCGCTTCGAAGGGAGGTAA
- the deoC gene encoding deoxyribose-phosphate aldolase: MAGDVAAMIDHTLLKPDATKDQVIKLCEEAKQYNFASVCVNPTNVSLAASILKGTPVKVCTVIGFPLGATTPTAKAIETRDAIANGATEVDMVINVGALKSGDYDLVKRDIEAVVDAARGKAIVKVIIETALLTDEEKVKACLLAKLAGADFVKTSTGFGPGGATVEDIRLMRKVVGSDMGVKASGGIRNLESARKMIEAGASRIGASASVAIVKGQ; the protein is encoded by the coding sequence ATTGCCGGCGACGTTGCCGCCATGATAGACCATACGTTGCTGAAGCCTGACGCGACGAAGGACCAGGTCATCAAGCTGTGCGAAGAAGCGAAGCAGTACAACTTCGCGTCGGTGTGCGTGAACCCGACCAACGTTAGCCTTGCCGCCAGCATCCTCAAAGGTACACCTGTGAAGGTGTGCACCGTCATAGGCTTCCCGTTGGGAGCGACGACGCCGACCGCAAAGGCGATAGAGACGCGCGACGCCATAGCGAACGGGGCGACTGAAGTAGACATGGTCATCAATGTGGGTGCGCTCAAGTCAGGCGACTACGACCTCGTCAAACGCGATATCGAAGCGGTCGTGGACGCGGCCCGAGGCAAGGCAATCGTGAAGGTCATCATCGAGACGGCTCTCTTGACCGATGAAGAGAAAGTGAAGGCTTGCCTGCTTGCGAAGCTCGCGGGCGCTGACTTCGTGAAGACATCGACCGGCTTCGGCCCCGGAGGCGCCACAGTCGAGGACATCAGGCTCATGCGCAAAGTCGTCGGTAGCGACATGGGAGTGAAAGCCTCCGGCGGCATCAGGAACCTCGAGTCGGCGCGCAAGATGATCGAGGCGGGGGCCTCGCGCATAGGCGCCAGCGCAAGCGTGGCTATCGTGAAGGGGCAGTGA
- a CDS encoding chromate transporter translates to MRLLLTMFWSFFKIGAFTFGGGYAMVPMIQKEVVESKKWVTSEEFIDMLGLAQTAPGPVAVNTSVFVGYRKAGYAGAVVAVVGATLPSFLVILAIAAFFAGIRSLPAVEAAFAGVRPAVVALVGGAAFKIGKTAIRDVRGAALGAFALVAVAFFDVHPIAVIIGSAMVGYFLFRRDFQDTTKDRPRDETSSQRKVVEKQ, encoded by the coding sequence GTGCGATTGCTCTTGACGATGTTTTGGTCCTTTTTCAAAATCGGAGCGTTTACGTTTGGCGGAGGGTACGCGATGGTTCCCATGATTCAGAAGGAGGTCGTGGAGTCGAAGAAGTGGGTCACAAGTGAGGAGTTCATCGACATGCTTGGCCTCGCTCAGACGGCGCCGGGGCCCGTCGCCGTGAACACTTCGGTCTTCGTGGGCTACAGGAAAGCCGGATACGCCGGCGCTGTCGTGGCTGTTGTCGGTGCGACCCTCCCTTCATTCCTGGTCATCCTTGCGATAGCCGCATTCTTCGCAGGGATCAGGAGTCTTCCTGCTGTCGAGGCCGCGTTCGCGGGCGTGCGGCCTGCTGTCGTCGCGCTCGTGGGGGGCGCCGCGTTCAAGATCGGCAAGACGGCGATCCGTGACGTCCGCGGAGCGGCACTGGGAGCTTTCGCGCTCGTCGCGGTGGCATTCTTCGACGTGCATCCCATCGCGGTGATAATCGGGTCGGCCATGGTTGGGTACTTCCTGTTCCGCAGGGACTTCCAGGACACGACCAAAGACCGACCGCGCGACGAGACCTCTTCCCAGCGCAAGGTGGTTGAAAAGCAGTGA
- a CDS encoding chromate transporter yields MNVLILFLTFAKIGLFTFGGGYAMIPLIQKEIIQAHEWLTTKEFVDIIAIAEMTPGPVAINSATFVGYKLAGVPGAAAATLGVILPSFVIIVAFATAFLKFKDAPAAKAALKGLRPAVTALIAAAAISLMRASFVDIAGPVIAAAVLAGTFKLGVHPILAIVLAALAGVVLY; encoded by the coding sequence GTGAACGTGCTGATTCTGTTTCTGACATTCGCGAAGATCGGGCTTTTCACCTTCGGAGGAGGGTACGCCATGATACCCCTCATCCAGAAGGAGATCATCCAGGCTCACGAATGGCTCACCACGAAAGAGTTCGTGGACATAATCGCGATAGCCGAAATGACTCCCGGCCCGGTCGCTATCAACTCGGCCACTTTCGTCGGATACAAGCTCGCAGGTGTGCCAGGTGCGGCCGCGGCGACTCTAGGCGTGATACTGCCGTCGTTTGTGATCATCGTTGCCTTTGCTACCGCTTTCTTGAAGTTCAAGGATGCACCGGCCGCAAAGGCCGCTCTCAAGGGCCTTCGACCGGCGGTCACCGCGCTCATCGCCGCGGCTGCCATTTCGCTGATGCGAGCCTCGTTCGTGGACATCGCTGGGCCAGTGATCGCCGCTGCGGTGCTCGCGGGCACATTCAAGCTGGGCGTGCATCCAATCCTTGCGATAGTGCTGGCCGCCCTCGCGGGGGTCGTGCTTTACTGA